A genomic region of Haliotis asinina isolate JCU_RB_2024 chromosome 1, JCU_Hal_asi_v2, whole genome shotgun sequence contains the following coding sequences:
- the LOC137293659 gene encoding cytochrome P450 3A4-like, with the protein MEKLLSLETVDIIKEKAGEGYKLVVELPTGYKLLLGGVGAIVLLYRYATSTHGFFKKLGIPGPNPGIFGALSGMKKAGSIPKYDQQIIEEYGKVVGLFHMRQPVYLIADLDMIKQITVKEFPSFVNRSNNTNFPRDPLFRDSLVLLTDDHWKFIRGVLSPTFTGGRMREMIPLIQKCMASLVTNLWKTTEGGTKTIKMKDIFGLYSLDVIASTAFGIDADCQSDPENPFILNARKISQRTTKTIVLFILCTLLPFLSKWLEAVGVKVLDAACRQFFTKTVLQTITDRREHNVIRRDFLQLMLNSHKLEVAQEEKDSDSYVDLDKSQKRGMTNNEILANAILFLFAGYETTNLTLSYFAYNLATNQDCQDKLIEEIDRVLKGEPPSYETMPKLEYLDCAYLESLRLFPAAVRISRIAVEDITINGILIKKGVEVHIPVGAIQKDPEYWSDPETYNPERFRPENRPDNYNYVFLPFGAGPRNCIGMRFAHLSVKMAIAGILQKYRFVTGPETKIPPEITAFDPKPQDGMMLRIEKR; encoded by the exons ATGGAGAAGTTGTTGTCGCTGGAGACAGTTGACATTATAAAAGAGAAGGCAGGGGAAGGGTATAAATTAGTTGTCGAACTGCCAACGGGTTACAAACTGCTCCTTGGCGGGGTCGGAGCCATTGTTTTGCTGTACAG GTATGCCACCTCAACTCATGGGTTCTTCAAGAAGCTGGGAATTCCTGGACCAAATCCAGGAATATTTGGAGCACTCAGTGGAATGAAAAAAGCT GGATCTATTCCAAAGTATGATCAACAGATAATTGAGGAATATGGCAAGGTTGTAGG TCTCTTCCATATGCGACAACCGGTATACCTCATTGCTGACCTTGACATGATCAAACAGATCACAGTGAAGGAATTTCCATCATTCGTAAACCGCTCG AATAACACCAACTTTCCACGAGATCCTCTGTTTAGGGATTCCCTTGTTTTATTGACTGATGATCACTGGAAGTTCATCCGAGGTGTCCTGAGTCCAACGTTCACAGGAGGCAGAATGAGGGAG ATGATACCACTGATACAGAAGTGCATGGCTTCTCTGGTGACGAATCTGTGGAAAACAACAGAAGGTGGcacaaaaacaatcaaaatgaaaGA CATATTTGGTCTGTATTCCCTGGATGTCATCGCCTCCACCGCATTTGGAATTGATGCAGACTGTCAGTCAGACCCTGAAAATCCTTTCATACTCAACGCTCGGAAGATTTCACAAAGAACAACAAAAACGATTGTTCTTTTTATACTATGTA CGTTGTTGCCCTTCCTGAGCAAATGGTTGGAAGCTGTTGGTGTCAAAGTGCTTGATGCTGCTTGTCGACAATTCTTCACAAAGACTGTGCTCCAGACCATAACTGACAGAAGAGAACATAACGTT ATTCGGCGGGATTTCCTGCAACTGATGCTCAACTCCCACAAGCTGGAGGTGGCTCAGGAGGAGAAGGACTCCGACTCCTACGTGGACCTGGACAAGTCACAAAAGAGAG GGATGACAAACAATGAGATTCTGGCCAATGCAATCCTGTTTCTTTTTGCTGGATATGAAACAACGAACCTCACTTTGTCATATTTCGCCTACAACCTAGCGACCAATCAGGACTGTCAAGACAAACTTATCGAAGAGATTGACCGAGTCCTCAAGGGG GAACCCCCAAGTTACGAGACCATGCCAAAATTAGAATACCTGGACTGTGCCTACCTGGAAAGTCTTCGCCTGTTCCCAGCCGCAGTAAG AATATCCAGAATTGCTGTAGAGGACATCACAATTAATGGCATCCTTATCAAAAAGGGGGTTGAAGTCCACATTCCTGTTGGAGCCATACAGAAAGATCCTGAATACTGGTCTGATCCAGAGACCTACAACCCAGAGAG GTTCCGCCCTGAGAATCGCCCAGACAATTACAACTATGTGTTCCTGCCATTCGGGGCAGGTCCAAGAAACTGCATTGGTATGAGGTTTGCCCACCTGTCTGTCAAGATGGCCATAGCAGGAATTCTTCAGAAGTATCGTTTTG
- the LOC137280415 gene encoding protein unc-93 homolog A-like, whose protein sequence is MALREESDTTPILSKSPDAEKQTTIKTVRQNLAALCVIWVFTLTAFSGLQNLEASLNLDLGIYSLAALTGSGIITSILAPAIIRFTGCKGALILSWISFCVFVGANYYPETYTLIPGSVIIGLGTGLLWTAQGVYVTTSAVDYSKVTKENLDSVVSRFFGIFCMAFQSTQIWGNLISSLVFRNVNNNITIEDVTHCGANDCPGNLPPVSNQTSAESRKPDDTTVYVLLTIYLACVVVGLIVTVLFLKPITPRESETDMGVVALMSSTLKLLVTDINMALLVPFCLYTGMEQVYLFAEYTKSFVTCALGIDWVGYTMICFGVCNTIGSPVVGWLCRYVGRGVLFFFAAAVNIAVILTMLFWQPAPSNKVVFFAVTGLWGTADAVWQTQSAALMGVVFTHKQGPAFGNLRTLQAMGFTIAYIYSNQLCQYVKLYLLGGFLILSMALVGIVHFRRNSSRKSNYTSL, encoded by the exons ATGGCGTTACGAGAGGAGTCAGACACAACACCCATTCTTTCAAAGAGTCCAGATGCCGAAAAGCAGACGACAATAAAGACAGTCCGACAGAACCTGGCGGCGCTGTGTGTCATCTGGGTATTCACCCTCACGGCTTTCTCAGGCTTACAGAACCTGGAAGCTAGCCTTAACCTAGATCTCGGGATCTACTCACTAGCCGCCCTAACCGGAAGTGGAATTATAACCTCTATCCTAGCACCCGCTATCATCAGATTCACCGGATGCAAAGGAGCTTTAATTCTGTCCTGGATaagtttctgtgtgtttgttggcgCCAACTATTACCCGGAGACATACACCTTGATTCCAGGCTCAGTAATAATTGGTCTAGGTACCGGGCTGCTTTGGACTGCTCAAGGGGTCTACGTAACTACCTCCGCTGTCGATTATTCCAAAGTTACAAAGGAAAACTTGGATTCTGTGGTCAGTAGATTTTTCGGAATATTTTGCATGGCGTTTCAAAGCACTCAAATTTGGGGCAACCTCATCAGTTCTCTTGTTTTCCGCAATGTTAACAATAACATCACAATCGAAGATGTTACGCATTGTGGAGCGAACGACTGTCCTGGAAATCTCCCGCCAGTTTCAAATCAGACGTCTGCAGAATCCAGGAAGCCAGACGACACGACAGTGTATGTGTTACTGACGATCTATCTCGCCTGTGTTGTGGTTGGACTTATCGTTACTGTACTATTTCTGAAGCCCATCACACCACGAGAATCAGAGACGGACATGGGCGTTGTGGCACTTATGTCGTCAACGTTGAAGCTTCTTGTGACCGACATCAACATGGCGTTGCTGGTGCCATTCTGTCTATATACTGGCATGGAACAGGTGTATCTGTTCGCTGAATATACAAAG TCTTTCGTGACGTGTGCTCTTGGTATCGACTGGGTCGGGTATACGATGATCTGCTTCGGGGTCTGTAACACCATCGGCTCCCCCGTTGTGGGCTGGCTGTGTCGTTACGTCGGCCGCGGAGTCCTCTTCTTTTTTGCTGCTGCGGTGAACATCGCCGTCATCTTGACCATGCTGTTCTGGCAACCAGCGCCTAGCAACAAGGTGGTGTTCTTCGCGGTGACTGGTCTATGGGGAACTGCTGACGCTGTGTGGCAAACACAGAGTGCAG CTCTCATGGGTGTTGTGTTCACGCACAAACAAGGGCCTGCCTTCGGCAATCTCAGGACGTTGCAAGCGATGGGCTTTACTATAGCGTACATCTATAGTAACCAACTGTGCCAGTATGTAAAACTCTACCTGCTTGGTGGGTTCCTCATTCTGTCCATGGCTCTGGTTGGTATAGTTCACTTCAGACGTAACAGCAGTCGGAAGTCGAACTACACCAGCCTTTAG